GTTGATATATTTTGAACAAGAAATGTCTGTAGTTAGTTTCGTCCTTGTAGGAATCAGCTGCCAATAGagagaacataaataaaagaaatagcCTGCAGACTGCGAACTCTACAACAGAAACGATTCCAGGGGACCCAAGTTCAAAGTTCTGGCTGTAGTTCAATGTTATGAAGTTCCATCTCCACAGACGAGTAGCGGACTTCAATAACTTCCCAAAGCATTGATCTACAACCAGGTTCATCACTTTGTGTCGTCAGATCGATTCAAGATCATTTCTTTCTTCGTTTTCTTCATACATTGCTGCGAGAACAAATTACCTTCAATTTCCCGTCTGCCACCGCTGGGCTGTAGTAAAGTTGGCCACGCTTGAAGCGGAGAGCGAACTGTATTTTCTCTCCACTTTCACGTTGACTTTTGTCCATCCAAGCTGAGAACAGGTAAAAGGAGATAAACAACTTATTTCAAAGTCAGAAAATAATGCACAATTATTACAATGATCAAGAAGTGTCAGATGTGGatcaatgaaaacatttgtcTTGATCCACTCTGGTTTCTTTTTGTCACAAGAATCTTGAATCTATGAATTCATTAGCAGCATCAATGTGGAACTTTGAAAGGTCGTGAGAGAAGAGCTGTACCATTCGCCTTAGGATCTTGTCCATCTTTTTCGAGCATCTTCCATGAATTGCGGTACCTCGTGTAGACGATAGACTTCCCACCTTTCACGGACATGGTGCATTCGGTGAAGACCATGTTGTCTCCTCAGTGTTGTTCTGACACGAGGAAAGAGAAGGTAAACACTCAATGATTCAGAAACACACCAATTTACTCTTTGCAAtgtatataatattattttcttaaattttatattttttacatttataaaacctTTTACCTCTGaaagggaggttatgttttcacccctgacattcaacatttgaatttaataTCTCAGGGATTAATTCCACAGCACTGGTCCCGACCTGAGGAAGGCACCATCCATTGCCTTTAACCAGGGATTTTAAAAGGTCCACCCaccattgtattggattctagatctgttttattattttactctaCTCTATTTTATTCATATGTTGTAATTTTTCACAGATTAACCCTTTTTAATTCCTTCAACTCTTTTTATTTCAACTCAGATTTCCACTCGTTTTCAGCCTCCACCGAGTAAAAGGACACGTGGACAAACAGACGGCGTGTGCACAGCTGATGTGCATGTTTGAAGATGATGCAGTTGCCACTTACCTTCAGGGAAAGTGTTGAACTCGAGAGCTGAAGTCCGTGCTCGCTGCAGAGGAGCCGAGGGAGACTCCTTAAGTATCCCGGAGCTGCGCAGGAGACGCATGCGCAGCAGACAGCACTTCAAAAAGTGAAGGCAAAGTGATGAGTCCGCGGTTTCTCTAGAAATCGGGCAGGCTCTGGAAATTTACAGACAAAGTTCATGGTGAGCAAGTGAGAGTTACACAATAACTCCTGTCTCCTCATCAGTGcacaagataataataataattattaattatttgatatttataatattaactATTATAATGTAATTCTTATgaggaaaaataattaactttaaCACTTATAAACTGTGCTATATTCACTGTGTCACAATCGTATGTCTGTGCAATATAAACAGTCCATGTGCGATCCATTCACTGTGCATATTCTCTTCTCTGGTTTAATTCCATTCATATCTTCCTATATCTTATATTTCTATATACTTGTcttctatcaatcaatcaataacattttattcgtgtagcccatattcacaaatcacaatttttctcatagggctttaacaaggtgagacatcttctgtccttaaccctcaacaggTTTAAGGAACAACtactaaaaaaaaacctttgaaCAGGGTAAAcagaaggtagaaacctcagagagcttcatgtgaggatccctctcccaggacagacagtcGTGCAAGAGATGTCACGTGGAgcggaggacatcagaaagatatGAGTGTTTGCCTCTCTCTAACCAGAACAGGCGTGTCTGCACAAATTTGTGAGCAAGTTACCACCTGTgtcaataatgaaataattccCTAGAGCAGCAGAATTCAGAAAAGTCAAATCACGTCATAGAAATGGTGAACTACTTCATTATCTCCTCACCATCATGTCACTGGAGCTGTGGGTGACGTGCAGGTACTTTTTGGCTGAGCTATCCCTTTAAGAGGTGACAGTGACCCCTGACCCCAAGGCATCGGAATCtaaccagttcatctttgagtcccaGGGACCTTTTTGGCCAAATCTGAAGAAACTCACTCGAGATGGACTGATTCATTTTCATAAACGCAATGTCTCAGGGGACATTCAGTGTGAATCAATGACACATTAATCCTGTGACAAGACTCACTCTCCAGTCATCAATAATACTCGCCCACACTATCAGGCACTATCTATTTCCATAGAGAAAATAACCAAAAAACTTAAGTTTATTTGCACTGATGTGTTGGATCTGTAGTTGGCCTTTTTGAAGCTGAATTGATTCTTGCTGATCCGGGGTGgttccctcatggttgaatgcacttgttGTGAAATGCCTCGGATAAAAGCATCATTTTAATGTCATATAACAGTGACACACTGTGGTGTAGTGACGCTAGATAAGGATCATTAAAGCAAGGTAGAGACAGGTAttgaaaaaagacatttatttgacattacTATGTACACAATAGTTGAATTGATACTATAATACAGATGTCCTGCTCATTTAAAATGCCTGGATCGGGATTTACCAGGataacacttttcttttttttctgatatTCGACTAAACATCTTGGTCACAGACGAGCTGGACGAGCACCTTGTCTGTCAGTGCTTCGTTCTGTCTGTAGATAAACATCGGTGTGTCATTAACAGATGGGCTGGCTcccccgtcctcctcctgctccccgcTCGTGTCTTTGTCCTCCTCGGAGATCAGGTCCTGGTAGGACGCCACGCAGAGGTCGTGGTCCTGAAGGGCGGCGGGATATCGGAGTGAGGCTCTCTGGATTCGCACCGAGCGTCTGACCGGAGTGAAGAATCGAACCTCCTGGCCGTTGACCCGTGTCGGTTCTCTCCTCTGGCTTGGAGGGCCACTGCAGGAAAAGAACAAATCCAAAATCTGAATTTCCACCTTATCCAGCCTCTTAAGCAATTCTTCCATTAGTATGAGAATTCGTTCTGTGAATGAAATTTGACCTGGTGAGACTTCTGAAATAAAGAGACTAGAGAATTATTGTCTTTTAAGTAGACTTTATTCCCTGCAAGGAAGGTCTGACAATCATACAGCATGAagagatgtctgtgtgtgtgtgtgtgtgtgtgtgtgtgtgtgtgggagagaactATGTGTGTGAGAACTATTTGTGTGAACTGAGTGAAACTTTAAATCCCAGGAGATAAGACAGACACAGGCTGAAGGCTGCTTCGAGGTCTTGGTGGGGGGAGACCAACACAGTCTCAGACGTGTGGCTCTAATGTCAGTTTACTGGCAGTTACACAAGCAGAAACAGTTTGCATAAGCAGAGATATATTTAGTGTGGTAAACAGTTTCCATTACAGTTCCTGAGGCTGAAACGTGAAACAACAACTCAGTTTTATACTTGTTTAAATGTCCTATCCAATAACATGGGGGAGGCCAGTTtgatgacctatactgcatcgAGCCACCAGGAGGCCGTCCAGATGATGTGGCTTCGCTTTTGGTGAGTCTTCTTCAAGTCggcaataattataatattaatgtaatgatgaGTAAAACCTACCCAGGAGTCGCTGTAATCTTATACTTGACTACAGAGGAGTTTCCTTTCTCCCCGGAGATGAGGACCCTCACAGGTTTGGGGGTCATCATCGGGTTGTCGCTGCTCTCAGGAGAACTCTCGGCTGACGGGAGTTGGTCCTGCTTTGTTTCAGatgctttgaaaaaaaatgaaaattcatttttaaaaaggtgcacaaacaaacaatattatCATTTCATAAAGTTGATCTTGAAGTGACTAATTccgtgtgtttgtctctcccAGTCACATTGGAcatgatatatattatatacacccAGTTGAAACCAAagcctgtatataaagatagacgatacatcttttcttctttccacTGAACACAAATTAATCTTTCCAGATACAGGTGCCACCATCTTGTGCTTTCCATAtcatctggagccagagtctgtgcaggagGGATCTCGGTGCGTTGCAGCTGATAAACCACGGATCGACCACGAGTCTGTCTCGGGCGCGAATCATTcatggtcagtgtgttacataTAAATTATatctaatataaatatattggaGCTCTGGTTGTTTATGTAGTGTGTTGCTTGCTTAGCCTGTGGCGATGCTGGCTGCAGCTtgctttctgaaactgtaaaagtgacacCACCGGTTTGGGAATACACACAATCCCAAACAGGTGAAGCAATCCTCACTCCCAGTGACCCGTCAATAAAAGCTTCAATAACCCATTAGGCCAAATACCTTGGATCTCGTCATTTTTCTTCAGAATCTCAAAGACCACAGACCGCAGCTCGTCTATGGGCTGGAATAAAAGAGCAAAGGGAGATAATCTGTCATTTTGGACAAAAGTATGCAGGGGAACTATGTATCGCACTTTGGTCAAATAACAAAAGATTTGTGAAATACTTCTAGGCTGAGCTGGCACATGATATCCCTTATCACAAAAACAGCAGAGTCATCATTTCCTATTGTTTGATTCTGTATCGTTGGGTCCAGCAGTAGCCCGCCTGTTCACGTGTGATGGCTGCCAGCAATAGACAGCAAAGGGACGCCATGATAAATTGGGTTTGTCTATCAGAGCTGAACAGCAGCTTCCACCGCCGCCCGGCCGGGCGCTGCTGATTGAGCCGTCAGTCGAGCTGCTCGtcaagtgcagcagcagcacgacaTCGAATGATCGGGCTTCTTGCACATTTATGGTTACATAGCAAAAGTCAGAATATGCATAGaacttttataatatatatatatatatataataatcataatcatcattAGCCCATGAGAACCCTGGCCCTAAAAGGACACAGACATTTTGAAACATTGCCACCTCTAAACCACAAGAGGACTAAGCCCATACTTTGATAAATGAGAGAATGAGTTAATATTTttgttgagaaaataaaaacaaagaatggATGAAATGTCACGACAAGGAAAATATGCTCCATTAATCCCGGGGGAAATTAAAGGAATTCGCAAGATACAACACGGTTGCAAAAAGTGAATATGTACTGTagttataaataatgaataatagatcataaacacaacatcaaaatagaaaataagtacatttcatattttaaaaaggaTTTTCTGTTTGTCGTTTGGACACATACGTGTGAACATGGCGGTTCCGACAAAGACGGATGAATGATGCCTGATTTATAATACTTCAAAAATCGTATCTGTAAATGTTTTATGGATTTGTTAGAGCTGTTATACCTGAGACCAGAAGTGACCTGTAAGAACTGTTGAACACTCTCATGTGAGACACCTCTACAGTCGAGTATCGTGGGTGTCTCACCTCCAACACAACACGAACAGCCTCTTCAAACACGGGCAGGACGTCCAGGTGGCCTTCCTGCTCCATCACACGGACCTGACAGATCCAGTATTTGGCAAACTTCTGTGACACCGTGGGAAGCCGCGACAGAACCTCCTTGACGTGGTCCGGAGGGCAGCTCTGGAAGCACAAGGCAGGCTCACGTCAGAGGAAAATTACTGGAGTTCAATGTGCGTCAGAAAGCAGCTTATgttgacacaaaaaaacaaacttaaatCTTGGTCCAGGCATGTTCGCACCAAATCAAGTGGGCAATCAAGATAACATCAGATCATGTAGATGAGTAAGGCTCCACACCACACACCTCCCGGAGCAGTTTAATGCAGTCTGCCAGGGACCTGTCGACAGCACAGATGAGGGACTTGGCgtcatcctcctccttcatggCGGTCCAGAAGGGCTGAGGCTCTGCCAACGTGCACCTCACCGGAGGTTTCACCGGCATCGGCGGGCGCTTGTAGGCTATGCCCTTAGCTTGCCGCCATTCCTGCAGTTTTCTCCTTGAGAAGAAATAACAGTCGTTTTTACTTAACttggcagcagagcagagagacgcACTTGAAACGAGGGGAGACGAGAACACAGTGGTTAAATAACACAATGGGCCTAAAACTTACTACATATTTTTCTACTTTATATTTAAGACCGACCAACATGCCACACTGATGCAGCTGGTGATAAATACAAACATTCCATTTCACCTCTACAGCTGGAAGAGCCAAACCTCCAGGTCAAATTCAACCCTACATCATGGTCCTACATCATGGTTTCATGTTCTACATTCACCTGCACGGTTCTACTTACATTCTTTCTTCTTGGGCAGCTGTCAGTTTCTTTACCTCGGTCTGGGGAAGGACCCTGGCTGAGAGCTTTGGCGTCTTCGTGCCCGCGGTCAGGCCTGTGCGGCGGATGGAGGTGGCGGGCTGTGACGCTCTCCGTGACATCACTGGAGCACCCGTTTGGTTTCTACCAGTTTGTGGTGGAGGGGCATTCGATGAACTGTGTCCCTTCTTGCTTTGTGTCTCTTTACTTGTCTTGGTTTTCCCTCCCAGCTCGACCTCATCCCATCGCCTTACCCCTTTGTGCGCTAGGAAACTGCTTCTGCTCACTGGCCCAGAGGATGTTTGGGTGGACACTTTGCACGTTCGTCCATTTCCCGCCACTCCCGCATCAGATTTCTGCTGCGTTAACCCGTCTGTGAGCTTTCCGGCTGATTTGTCAGTTTTTGTCgccccctctctcctcactggcTGCACAGGTGCCGCTTTGCATTTAAAGGTTGGCAATGGCTTTAGTTCACTGGACAACTGACCCCTACGAGACGACAGAGACGCTTTATCCAAAAGTGGTTTTGCATTAGACTTGTCCTGAGGTGGAATTTTACACCCAGttattgttgcagaagaaaCTGTTGATTTCTTGTAAACGTGGTTGttaagagcagcagcaggaagtgttTTCTTCAGGAAAGTCACAGACCTCTGGGAACCTGATGCGTAAGAGCCGGAGCGTACCTTGTCGACCACAGAAACAGTAGTAATGGCGCAATCATCCGGTGCGGCAGATGCGTGGTATGAATGAGATGTTCTTGGCTGTGTTGCTGCAGTAATGAGCCCAGTTCTTGTTTTGACAAGGGGGCAGAGGCTCATCCTGGCACTGGTTGTTCTCCTTGGAGCCGAAGATGCATTTGAGCCACTGTCCAATTTGCTGTGGGACGCAGAGCTTGAAGACGCTCTGCCTGAACAATGCATTCCTGGGGCTGGCTGCCTCTTGTTGTTGATGGCTGCATTCAGGCGGAGCTTGGCGGACACGCCGGTGATCGTTGGTATGAGCCCTGGGTTTTGGTCACGTCCTGAGCCACTGGTTGAAGATTGGCGTTTGTCATTCGGCCGTGCAGCCAGGATGCTGCCTTTAACATTCTCTCTGTTCGTGGCACCAAACGGCCGTCTGGCGGGATGTGTTGTGGACTGAGCAGCCACAGCTTGAACTTTTTTACCAACGTATTTACACGAGTCAACTGAAGCTTTGTTCTCTTTTCCATCAATAACCTATGAAGACAAAAAAACGAAAATAGTAACTCTGTGTTCCAGAGCTCTGCACACTAGCTTGCATATCAGCCCTTAACATACAGGTGACCTGGTTCAAACAGCGGCCGTCAGTTTACATGTGGTATTAAAATGTCTCCTGTGACCTTCTGGGATCTCATGCCACTCTCCTGCTCtacatgcaaatacagaaaaatgtcATTTGAGACAAAAAGGTTGATTTAACcgagtctgagtttacagatgtgtccgaTGATgatatttgtgtgcgtgtctgtgagcCACATACTGTACGTCCAAGCCATCAGATCTCAGGACACATTACGAGGAGTGCTTAGCGcggaccacttgtgattggataacCCAGGAAGAGTTTTAATACCATGTCTGAACATGAGACTCAAAGTTATTCTGATTTATAAACCAACTCAGTCCCAAATAATTCACTCTCTGGCCCGGGGTCAAATATTTCTTAGCATCATGGAAAACATgcatacagacacaaacaagtaGTAACTGTCTCACACACGCCTACCTTTGCTGCAGCCATGCCTGACTTCTTGACATTACAGTCATCCCATAGGTAAGGCCTGAGGGTACAGAAAGCTTTCCAGTAAGTTTacacaagaaagaaacaaatcttCCAACACAGGTTTATCTGGCACGTTAAGAGGAAAAGTTCTTCTTACTTTGGGTTGGGCAGCTTCATCCTTCCTTTCGCTGCCAAATATTCCATCAACTTCTGTTTACGCATGTCTGAGATGACGATGACACAAGAGTTCAGAAGAAATCACATCATAAATTTTCCAGGATTCTAATCTCTAATTTAAATTTGTCTCAAATGCAATGATTTATAGTGTGTGGAATtcagtgatatctagtggttgaaagagcatgttgcagctgaatacccctcacatCAGTTGTCATACAAACTCAAAAAGGTGTtttgtttgtccagtctggCCTACTGTGAAAAAAATGGCGGCTTCCGTAGAGAGGAACCACTCTGacgtaaatataaagtatgaaacacacgggtgaaaacatcagaaggattattttacattcaatttctgccaataaatccTTTTCAACTGAATCTTACACGCTGAACTGTTTAATATCCAGCCACACGTTGGAGCGCTGGATGAATGTGTACGTAACATACAATAAACTCACAGACTAGTGTCACTGCAGAACTCTGTGACATTAAAAGTGTAGGTTAAATAAATCTATGAACTACGGGAACAAAACAGAGAAGATTaatccttgtttttctttagttgtttttaatgaaaatgtctCAGCAGCATCTCAGTCCAACACTTTACATCCACCAGCCTGTTCAGGATAAGATCTCAGGATGATGCAAGTCACATGAGAGTTCACAGGACCTTACTGCCCTCTGGCTGACGGTCGGGGTAACATTTAGATTACTGTGGATTATATACATTTGGAATCAAGACTGTATTCTACAGATTAAACAGTTTATTGATTACTTGACCAGCAGATAATTAATTGGTTAATAATTGGCTAATCGTTTTGAAATAGTTTTCCAACCTCTGTTGTAAATATTCACTAATTTCTTTGCATAATGActtatttaaaacttttaatatAGAAAAGTAACAATTGAAACATAAATTATAAATTGGTTTCCATTTACAGTCCAAATGCAGATGACTGAGTAGCCTTTGCTTTCACTGGTAACCACTGAAACTGTCCCATTAGGAGCCTATAGCTAGTCTTTCAGTGTGTAGGAAAATTAACACTAACTTCAgcttttaaaaccacaaccaaGGAGCAAAAATCTAATCCTGAAACTCACGAGAGGTAATAACATGACATGTACATGTATCATAATTATCAATATGGACAGAAGTAAAaacaattcatttaaaaatattaaacaatatATCAATTTATTTTGCCATATTACCCATCCCTATAATAACCTCAAAGAAAAGGCCTGCAACATAATAGATTGCTCTCTATCTATCACCATGA
The genomic region above belongs to Pleuronectes platessa chromosome 4, fPlePla1.1, whole genome shotgun sequence and contains:
- the ckap2l gene encoding cytoskeleton-associated protein 2-like isoform X1, which gives rise to MEEGETAPLLSRTDMRKQKLMEYLAAKGRMKLPNPKPYLWDDCNVKKSGMAAAKVIDGKENKASVDSCKYVGKKVQAVAAQSTTHPARRPFGATNRENVKGSILAARPNDKRQSSTSGSGRDQNPGLIPTITGVSAKLRLNAAINNKRQPAPGMHCSGRASSSSASHSKLDSGSNASSAPRRTTSARMSLCPLVKTRTGLITAATQPRTSHSYHASAAPDDCAITTVSVVDKVRSGSYASGSQRSVTFLKKTLPAAALNNHVYKKSTVSSATITGCKIPPQDKSNAKPLLDKASLSSRRGQLSSELKPLPTFKCKAAPVQPVRREGATKTDKSAGKLTDGLTQQKSDAGVAGNGRTCKVSTQTSSGPVSRSSFLAHKGVRRWDEVELGGKTKTSKETQSKKGHSSSNAPPPQTGRNQTGAPVMSRRASQPATSIRRTGLTAGTKTPKLSARVLPQTEVKKLTAAQEERMRKLQEWRQAKGIAYKRPPMPVKPPVRCTLAEPQPFWTAMKEEDDAKSLICAVDRSLADCIKLLRESCPPDHVKEVLSRLPTVSQKFAKYWICQVRVMEQEGHLDVLPVFEEAVRVVLEPIDELRSVVFEILKKNDEIQASETKQDQLPSAESSPESSDNPMMTPKPVRVLISGEKGNSSVVKYKITATPGGPPSQRREPTRVNGQEVRFFTPVRRSVRIQRASLRYPAALQDHDLCVASYQDLISEEDKDTSGEQEEDGGASPSVNDTPMFIYRQNEALTDKVLVQLVCDQDV
- the ckap2l gene encoding cytoskeleton-associated protein 2-like isoform X2 produces the protein MEEGETAPLLSRTDMRKQKLMEYLAAKGRMKLPNPKPYLWDDCNVKKSGMAAAKVIDGKENKASVDSCKYVGKKVQAVAAQSTTHPARRPFGATNRENVKGSILAARPNDKRQSSTSGSGRDQNPGLIPTITGVSAKLRLNAAINNKRQPAPGMHCSGRASSSSASHSKLDSGSNASSAPRRTTSARMSLCPLVKTRTGLITAATQPRTSHSYHASAAPDDCAITTVSVVDKVRSGSYASGSQRSVTFLKKTLPAAALNNHVYKKSTVSSATITGCKIPPQDKSNAKPLLDKASLSSRRGQLSSELKPLPTFKCKAAPVQPVRREGATKTDKSAGKLTDGLTQQKSDAGVAGNGRTCKVSTQTSSGPVSRSSFLAHKGVRRWDEVELGGKTKTSKETQSKKGHSSSNAPPPQTGRNQTGAPVMSRRASQPATSIRRTGLTAGTKTPKLSARVLPQTEVKKLTAAQEERMRKLQEWRQAKGIAYKRPPMPVKPPVRCTLAEPQPFWTAMKEEDDAKSLICAVDRSLADCIKLLREVCPPDHVKEVLSRLPTVSQKFAKYWICQVRVMEQEGHLDVLPVFEEAVRVVLEVRHPRYSTVEVSHMRVFNSSYRSLLVSAHRRAAVCGL